From Chloracidobacterium thermophilum B:
AGAACGTTGACCGACCCGGTGTACGCACGCGAAAGACTGGATGACTACACCAGCAAGCGTGATGACGATACCTGGCAGTGGCTGGCGGAAGTAGCCGTTGCCGGCAGCCCTGAAGCGGCTTTCCAGTGGCGGCTGCAAGCGGCACGCCGGCAGACAACCGACGCCGACCTGCACGACTACCTGGACAAGCTCGAACAGGAAGCGCGTGCAAACCTGCCAGAGGCTGTCTCGAAGCTGGAAGCCTTCACCAAGCCTGTGACGCCCGTCCAGGGCGCGCCGGCGGCGTAGGGCACGCTGACAGGCAGGCGTTTTGGGGAGTACTACCATACAGGCGGGCTTCCCAGAACGCCTTATAAACGATTTTACGGGCTTGCAAGCCTACTGGAGGGTTTATGGCAAAGCTATCACCTGACGATTGGGAGCAAATTCGCGCTGAACGTGAAGCCGGACTGAGTTTCAGGCGGCTGGCTTCCCGGCACGGTATCAGCAAGACGGCTATCATCCAGCGCGCCAAAGCTGAAGGTTGGGGCGATGGAGCGGACGTGGCGGAGCTGGTGCGGCGCAAAGCCAGCGCCAGAGTTGCCGGCGTGGACATTGCCAGCCCGGAAAAAAAGGCGGCGGCGATTGACACGGCGGCGGAACTGGCGGCGGACGTTATCCGGCGTCATCAGGCGGAAGCCGAACAGGTGCGGGAGCTGTTCTGGCGCGGGCTGGAAGCCAGCCGGGCGGCGGAGACGCTGGATGAAAAGCGGCTGGCCTTCGAGACGCTCAAGGCGGCAAAGATTTCCAGCGAGACAGCCCTGAACCTGCAACGGATGGAGCGCATCAGCCACGGGCTGGACAACCAGGGCGGCAAAGTCGAACTCGTCATCGAGCGTAGCTACGGAATAGCAGCATAGGGCTGACCAGGGCTAACCAGTAACAACCAACCCAACCCGGCGCTGGCATCACCTGCCGGCGCTTTTTGTTTGCCCGGGCCGCCGTACCAGTGGAACAAGTGGAACAAGCGGAACAAGCTGGAACAAAACTTAGTGAAATTTTTGTTCCAGGCTAACCTATTGACCTGACAAGGGTTACCTACTACTGGAACAAAAGGAACAAGAATTTCAGACAGGATATATACATGTGAAGCGCATGCCCCCGGAGTAAGGGATGTCTTCCCTTTGCCTGGCATGAGCATGTGCATGGCATGAGCATGCGATCAGAGTTGTTCCCGATCCGTGCCTGCTCGTGTAGATATACCCCCTATGCGAAAATTCTTGTTCCTTTGTTCCAGCAGCGCCTAAGTCTTTTATGTGCAATGGGTTACCCTGGAACAAAACCCTTGTTCCAGGGCTTGTTCCATGTTCCAGCGGCGATTCAGGGCGGCTGTCTCAGGAAACCGCCGGCGGCGCTGCCTTCACGCCTGGCAGGACGTGCGGCCCGGCTTCCTGTCTGGCTTCCTGCTTTCCTGCCTGCCTGCCTTCCTGCTTTGCCTTCCTGCCTGGCTTTCCTGCCTGGCGCCGGCAACCCGCCAGCAAGCCGCCGGCAAGCCGCAACGCACTGCCTGGCAGGACGGAAACGCTATCGAACGGAGCTGCGGGCTGATGGAGCCGCACGCCGGATTGACGCCGGGCACGGGCGTTTGCCAGTCTGTACGGCAAGCTATGGGCGCGGGCGGCCCTGAAACGCCGGGAGGACGATGATGGCTACTGTGGTTTACCGGCCTGTTTACGAATGCACGACTGACCTGCCCGAAGCCTTCGGGCACGACGAGGACGTGACCGTGCCCTACGAACTGTGGGGCGGGCGCACTATCAGAGTGCCGGTTGGCTGGCGCGAAGTGGAAGTGGACGGCTTCGAGGCGGTAGTCGGTTTGCGCTACCTGGACGAGCTGGACTGGGACGGCACGGCGCCGTTCGTGCAGGTGATTGAAGTGGACGGCTACGAGGATTTCTTCGGCGCCAATGACCCACGGGTGCGCGTGCTGAACGAAGATGTGCGGAGCGTCCGGTGTCTGACCCGTGCCGAAGCCCTGGCACTCGAAGCCGAAACCGCGTGACCCCGGTACTCCGACTCTGACTCCACGGCCGGCAGCGATGCCGGCTTTTCTTTTGCGCCGTACCGAAGCCCTGGCGCGCTGGCTACAGGGCGGAAGCCACCCCTGACGGACGGACGGAAACCCGCCCGACTTCGCAAAACTGGCTGGATGGTGGCTGGACGGCTTTGCCGGGCTGATGCCTGCTGCCTTCGAGCGCCCCGTAAACTACTGATTTTATTAGTGGGACTTGCAGGACTCGAACCTGCAACCAACGGATTATGAGTCCGCTGCTCTGACCGTTGAGCTAAAGTCCCACACCAGGGCAAAATCGTAACCCGTGCCGCCAACCCCGGCAAGTCATTCACTTCCCGCCGGTCACCAGTGCAAACATCACCGAACCGAGCAGCCCCAGCAGCCACAAACTGCCGGGAATGATGGCCATCTGCAGCGGTGTTTTCTTGTAGGCAACTGCCGCCAGCCCGATGGCCATCAGCCCGATGAACCACAGGGAAAAGACATCCACCCAACGCACTGCCGCGAGCATCCAGCCCGGCAAGGATTCAGGAAGCAGCGGTGCCGGATTGCTGATGACGAAACTACCCCGCGCCTTGAGAATCTGTTCAACATCCGGCGGACGCAGGAGGATGATGAGGATGTTGAGCACGTACTGGACGCTCTCCGTGGCATAGGTGGCGTAAGCGGTGACGGAGAGCACCTGCCGGAACGTGGCCTGCCCGCGCACAAGCAGCATGCCCAAGTAGTACACTCCCGCCAGCGCCAAGGTCGCCAGGACGCTAACACCTATCCCGATGACCGGAGCAAAACGCTGAAGCCCGGCGCTGAATTCAATGTCCTGCTCAAACTGGCGCTGTTCAGCATCGGAAAGATCAGGCCACCGCTTGCCCTGACTTTCGAGCTGGCGCTCAATGGCCCGGCGGGCAACTTCTTTGGGATCAACCTTGACCCAAACACTGAAAAACACCGAAAACCCGGCTGTCAGCAGCGCCATGACCAGCATCGGGGCCAGAAACTCAGGCTGGCGGCGCAGCGCTGCAAACACAGCGCCAGGCGTGAAAAACATGCCCTTCAGCCGTTGCCAGACCGTGGTGGAAACCGGTTGTGCCTCTGCGCCGGGAGAAAGTTCATTGGCATCCTGCATGCTCGGACGTGCTCCTTTGGACGTGCGTTTTGTTTCGCAAGCCACGGCGTGCGACAAG
This genomic window contains:
- a CDS encoding YIP1 family protein, yielding MQDANELSPGAEAQPVSTTVWQRLKGMFFTPGAVFAALRRQPEFLAPMLVMALLTAGFSVFFSVWVKVDPKEVARRAIERQLESQGKRWPDLSDAEQRQFEQDIEFSAGLQRFAPVIGIGVSVLATLALAGVYYLGMLLVRGQATFRQVLSVTAYATYATESVQYVLNILIILLRPPDVEQILKARGSFVISNPAPLLPESLPGWMLAAVRWVDVFSLWFIGLMAIGLAAVAYKKTPLQMAIIPGSLWLLGLLGSVMFALVTGGK